One part of the Sorangiineae bacterium MSr11954 genome encodes these proteins:
- a CDS encoding TolC family protein, which translates to MNRSLRTLVAVTLAAFVSLTAASSRADEPAPAPTDLRSSPLTEWRVVAIAAREAPSVMASHKAAEAAEAERTAVDRSRLPDLVVTGRYTRLSSIPSRYRNLAVPFPDGSEASFAIPQVLDSYAARAAVVVPLSDAWLGLAASARALGHVATAKRIELDAARARAAYEARAAFLLYRRASVARRIAETALEVASAQAKDQDDRVRAGTAPGSSALTFEAAKNAAVARLRVAEAEVATAEANVRVFLPSSLATEPLVLGEDGRAPLPRSGIERSPELRAAEAAVVAADARVEAETLSMLPRLSLVAGAEVSAPHPRAFAVDHLVGVPSWDVTLQLDWALSSVTTGTARRERATAEREALRARAEEVRRALEAQRASAAAARASAEARIATGNASVATATKLAETRRRELHAGAATPLDVTNAEAERVRAELERADAELDARLADARLAYAAGYVPRSDGGR; encoded by the coding sequence ATGAACCGGTCTTTGCGTACCCTTGTTGCTGTCACCCTGGCCGCCTTCGTCTCGCTGACCGCGGCATCGAGCCGCGCGGACGAGCCGGCGCCTGCCCCGACCGATCTCCGTTCGTCGCCGTTGACGGAGTGGCGCGTCGTCGCGATCGCGGCGCGCGAAGCGCCCAGCGTGATGGCTTCGCACAAAGCGGCGGAGGCGGCGGAGGCCGAGCGGACCGCGGTGGACCGCTCACGCCTCCCGGATCTCGTCGTCACCGGGCGGTACACGCGCCTGTCGTCCATTCCTTCGCGTTACCGGAACCTCGCGGTGCCGTTCCCCGATGGCTCCGAGGCGAGCTTCGCGATCCCTCAGGTGCTCGACAGCTACGCCGCGCGCGCCGCGGTGGTGGTGCCGCTGAGCGACGCATGGTTGGGGCTCGCCGCCAGCGCGCGCGCGCTCGGTCACGTGGCGACGGCGAAGCGCATCGAGCTCGATGCCGCGCGTGCGCGGGCGGCGTACGAGGCGCGCGCGGCGTTCTTGCTCTATCGACGGGCGAGCGTGGCGCGGCGGATCGCCGAGACGGCGCTCGAGGTGGCGAGCGCGCAGGCGAAGGATCAGGACGACCGCGTGCGGGCGGGGACGGCGCCGGGGTCGAGCGCGCTCACGTTCGAGGCGGCCAAGAACGCCGCCGTCGCGCGTCTTCGCGTGGCCGAGGCCGAGGTCGCGACCGCGGAGGCCAACGTTCGCGTGTTCTTGCCTTCGTCGCTCGCCACCGAACCGCTGGTCCTCGGGGAGGATGGCCGCGCGCCCTTGCCGCGATCGGGCATCGAGCGCTCGCCCGAGCTCCGTGCGGCCGAAGCCGCGGTGGTCGCCGCCGACGCGCGGGTCGAGGCCGAGACGCTCTCCATGTTGCCGCGGCTCTCGCTGGTCGCGGGGGCCGAGGTGAGCGCGCCGCACCCGCGCGCGTTCGCCGTCGACCATCTCGTCGGCGTTCCCTCGTGGGACGTGACGTTGCAGCTCGACTGGGCGCTCTCGTCGGTCACCACCGGCACGGCCCGAAGGGAGCGCGCCACCGCCGAGCGCGAGGCCCTTCGCGCGCGCGCCGAGGAGGTGCGTCGGGCGCTCGAGGCCCAACGCGCCAGCGCGGCCGCCGCGCGCGCGAGCGCCGAAGCCCGGATCGCGACCGGCAACGCCAGCGTGGCAACGGCGACGAAGCTCGCCGAAACGCGGCGCAGGGAGCTCCACGCCGGCGCGGCCACGCCGCTCGACGTCACCAACGCCGAGGCGGAGCGCGTGCGCGCCGAGCTCGAACGCGCTGACGCCGAGCTGGACGCGCGGCTGGCCGACGCGCGGCTCGCCTACGCGGCGGGCTATGTGCCGCGCAGTGACGGGGGTCGCTGA